In Gossypium hirsutum isolate 1008001.06 chromosome D06, Gossypium_hirsutum_v2.1, whole genome shotgun sequence, one genomic interval encodes:
- the LOC107900391 gene encoding membrane protein PM19L has protein sequence MANTQMKPAAALLLFLNFCMYVIVLGIGAWSMNRAIDYGFIIGPGFKLPAHFSPINFPMGNAATGFFVTFAMLAGVVGVASAIAGINHIRSWNASSLPSAASIAGVAWTFTLLAMGFACKEIELEIRNARLRTMEAFLIILTVTQLVYIAAIHGGA, from the exons ATGGCCAACACTCAAATGAAACCTGCTGCTGCATTGcttttgttccttaatttctGCATGTATGTCATTGTGTTAGGCATTGGTGCATGGTCCATGAATAGAGCCATTGATTATGGCTTCATCATTG GACCCGGATTCAAGCTTCCAGCGCATTTCTCACCCATCAACTTTCCCATGGGAAATGCTGCCACCGGATTCTTTGTGACATTCGCTATGCTAGCCGGAGTTGTCGGTGTAGCATCAGCGATAGCCGGTATCAACCATATCCGTTCATGGAATGCCAGTAGCTTGCCATCAGCAGCTTCGATTGCAGGCGTTGCTTGGACCTTTACTCTACTAGCCATGGG ATTTGCCTGCAAAGAAATTGAGCTTGAAATCAGGAATGCTCGTTTG AGGACGATGGAGGCATTTTTAATCATACTTACGGTAACACAACTTGTGTACATAGCAGCAATCCATGGCGGTGCTTGA
- the LOC107901835 gene encoding uncharacterized protein isoform X2, which yields MPSLRMKTKSSTVSLRDKNSLRVCQRSSMICKRPCCHVRVSQQGAEFSTCIQNSHDEVASPIFKTDGASAQQLILDEDGSELRKQLPAFVNSATLGGMESAHTCGSNLETIFSPYLEPIQIHSELNVDNDAGSNNGLELPEFGADDSDDNKSLFGSQTCNVSDFFISDMIIASIPFDGNAVDNNFTGTYSFPDFKCSESSMLFDVAEQCMILPFLEDTVKANDTNDFHLHEESMMAQDNTGLCLAIDQMRSCLQESDVNSDTDQADDFDPQAFIKNLPELSDVVSSFRPANVLTEAWKRKPITLVLDLDETLVHSTLEHCDDADFTFTVFFNMKEHTVYVKQRPHLHTFLEKVAEMFEVIIFTASQSIYAEQLLDILDPDRKFISRRVYRESCIFSDGNYTKDLTVLGVDLAKVAIIDNSPQVFRLQVNNGIPIKSWFDDPSDCALISLLPFLETLVDVDDVRPIIAKKFGLMINITRLSANGKIIGMYLAHRSTEEDEIHQLTQK from the exons ATGCCATCTTTAAGAATGAAGACGAAATCAAGCACGGTTTCTTTAAGAGACAAAAATAGTCTCCGTGTGTGTCAGAGGTCTAGCATGATTTGCAAAAGGCCATGCTGTCATGTCAGGGTTTCCCAGCAGGGGGCTGAATTCAGCACATGTATTCAGAATTCTCATGATG AAGTAGCCTCCCCAATTTTTAAAACTGATGGAGCCAGTGCTCAGCAACTAATTCTGGATGAAGACGGTTCTGAGCTTCGGAAACAGCTTCCAGCTTTTGTTAATTCTGCAACTTTGGGAGGAATG GAATCTGCCCATACATGTGGCTCAAACTTAGAGACAATATTCTCTCCTTATCTGGAGCCAATCCAAATACACAGTGAGCTAAATGTTGACAATGATGCAG GGAGTAATAATGGCCTTGAACTGCCAGAATTTGGGGCTGATGACAGTGATGATAACAAAAGCTTATTTGGCAGTCAAACATGTAATGTGTCAGATTTCTTTATATCTGACATGATAATTGCGAGCATACCCTTTGATGGAAATGCTGTTGACAATAACTTCACGGGGACCTATTCTTTTCCTGATTTTAAGTGTTCTGAGTCAAGTATGTTGTTTGATGTGGCCGAGCAATGCATGATACTGCCTTTCCTTGAGGACACTGTCAAAGCCAATGATACTAACGATTTTCATTTGCATGAGGAATCCATGATGGCCCAAGATAATACTGGTTTATGTCTAGCAATTGATCAGATGAGGTCCTGCCTACAAGAATCTGATGTTAACTCTGACACTGATCAAGCAGATGACTTTGATCCACAagcatttataaaaaatttaccagAGCTATCTGATGTTGTATCAAGCTTCCGGCCTGCTAATGTTCTGACAGAGGCTTGGAAAAGGAAGCCGATAACTCTTGTGCTTGATTTGGATG AAACTCTCGTCCACTCTACACTAGAACATTGTGATGATGCTGACTTCACCTTTACAGTATTTTTCAACATGAAAGAGCACACTGTGTATGTAAAGCAGAGGCCTCACCTACATACCTTTTTGGAGAAAGTTGCAGAGATGTTTGAAGTTATCATCTTTACTGCCAGCCAAAGCATTTACGCAGAACAATTACTGGACATATTGGATCCAGATCGAAAGTTCATATCTCGGCGGGTTTATCGTGAATCATGCATTTTTTCAGATGGAAATTACACTAAAGACTTGACAGTTTTAGGTGTTGATCTTGCAAAGGTTGCTATTATTGATAATTCTCCACAG GTTTTCAGGTTGCAAGTGAATAATGGGATTCCTATTAAGAGTTGGTTTGATGATCCATCCGATTGTGCACTAATTTCGTTACTTCCCTTCTTAGAGACTTTGGTTGATGTTGATGATGTCCGTCCTATCATTGCCAAGAAATTTG GTCTTATGATCAACATTACTAGATTATCTGCTAATGGCAAAATAATAG
- the LOC107901835 gene encoding uncharacterized protein isoform X1: MPSLRMKTKSSTVSLRDKNSLRVCQRSSMICKRPCCHVRVSQQGAEFSTCIQNSHDDPSNVEVASPIFKTDGASAQQLILDEDGSELRKQLPAFVNSATLGGMESAHTCGSNLETIFSPYLEPIQIHSELNVDNDAGSNNGLELPEFGADDSDDNKSLFGSQTCNVSDFFISDMIIASIPFDGNAVDNNFTGTYSFPDFKCSESSMLFDVAEQCMILPFLEDTVKANDTNDFHLHEESMMAQDNTGLCLAIDQMRSCLQESDVNSDTDQADDFDPQAFIKNLPELSDVVSSFRPANVLTEAWKRKPITLVLDLDETLVHSTLEHCDDADFTFTVFFNMKEHTVYVKQRPHLHTFLEKVAEMFEVIIFTASQSIYAEQLLDILDPDRKFISRRVYRESCIFSDGNYTKDLTVLGVDLAKVAIIDNSPQVFRLQVNNGIPIKSWFDDPSDCALISLLPFLETLVDVDDVRPIIAKKFGLMINITRLSANGKIIGMYLAHRSTEEDEIHQLTQK; encoded by the exons ATGCCATCTTTAAGAATGAAGACGAAATCAAGCACGGTTTCTTTAAGAGACAAAAATAGTCTCCGTGTGTGTCAGAGGTCTAGCATGATTTGCAAAAGGCCATGCTGTCATGTCAGGGTTTCCCAGCAGGGGGCTGAATTCAGCACATGTATTCAGAATTCTCATGATG ATCCATCAAATGTAGAAGTAGCCTCCCCAATTTTTAAAACTGATGGAGCCAGTGCTCAGCAACTAATTCTGGATGAAGACGGTTCTGAGCTTCGGAAACAGCTTCCAGCTTTTGTTAATTCTGCAACTTTGGGAGGAATG GAATCTGCCCATACATGTGGCTCAAACTTAGAGACAATATTCTCTCCTTATCTGGAGCCAATCCAAATACACAGTGAGCTAAATGTTGACAATGATGCAG GGAGTAATAATGGCCTTGAACTGCCAGAATTTGGGGCTGATGACAGTGATGATAACAAAAGCTTATTTGGCAGTCAAACATGTAATGTGTCAGATTTCTTTATATCTGACATGATAATTGCGAGCATACCCTTTGATGGAAATGCTGTTGACAATAACTTCACGGGGACCTATTCTTTTCCTGATTTTAAGTGTTCTGAGTCAAGTATGTTGTTTGATGTGGCCGAGCAATGCATGATACTGCCTTTCCTTGAGGACACTGTCAAAGCCAATGATACTAACGATTTTCATTTGCATGAGGAATCCATGATGGCCCAAGATAATACTGGTTTATGTCTAGCAATTGATCAGATGAGGTCCTGCCTACAAGAATCTGATGTTAACTCTGACACTGATCAAGCAGATGACTTTGATCCACAagcatttataaaaaatttaccagAGCTATCTGATGTTGTATCAAGCTTCCGGCCTGCTAATGTTCTGACAGAGGCTTGGAAAAGGAAGCCGATAACTCTTGTGCTTGATTTGGATG AAACTCTCGTCCACTCTACACTAGAACATTGTGATGATGCTGACTTCACCTTTACAGTATTTTTCAACATGAAAGAGCACACTGTGTATGTAAAGCAGAGGCCTCACCTACATACCTTTTTGGAGAAAGTTGCAGAGATGTTTGAAGTTATCATCTTTACTGCCAGCCAAAGCATTTACGCAGAACAATTACTGGACATATTGGATCCAGATCGAAAGTTCATATCTCGGCGGGTTTATCGTGAATCATGCATTTTTTCAGATGGAAATTACACTAAAGACTTGACAGTTTTAGGTGTTGATCTTGCAAAGGTTGCTATTATTGATAATTCTCCACAG GTTTTCAGGTTGCAAGTGAATAATGGGATTCCTATTAAGAGTTGGTTTGATGATCCATCCGATTGTGCACTAATTTCGTTACTTCCCTTCTTAGAGACTTTGGTTGATGTTGATGATGTCCGTCCTATCATTGCCAAGAAATTTG GTCTTATGATCAACATTACTAGATTATCTGCTAATGGCAAAATAATAG
- the LOC107901834 gene encoding uncharacterized protein, translating to MPSGAKKRKAAKKKKEQAANNINPSTNNNPLGNDDPRSQDERDSDGGDAGSPASHDGHNHQHSFGQGGDEERSQSHLTEKSVEDAAKDAKSTERSGLDDVDVKIVKEWEPNKDLESTHVSIQHVDHDKSSSTSSNSSSDDESQAFEKKSNEETCNLGSDAASYSTEDKSATVLSEEVLTAAENNTLKNVDSNSAVETVAVDNLVKNMSLVPEEVEFSAKSSVPDVVESGMKENEEKLLPSSNGASGVELEGVERKNFPSSGIPTAETSNVAEKNHASGPHGYPKKQPLVAPTPPPVRRTSWLSCCGLFEVFTDSGR from the exons ATGCCATCAGGTGCTAAGAAGAGAAAAGCtgccaagaaaaagaaagagcaaGCAGCCAACAACATCAATCCTTCGACTAACAACAACCCACTTG GAAACGATGATCCGAGAAGCCAAGATGAAAGGGACAGTGATGGCGGTGATGCTGGTTCCCCTGCATCTCATGATGGCCACAATCACCAGCATTCATTTGGTCAGGGCGGAGATGAAGAGAGATCACAATCACATCTAACTGAGAAGTCTGTGGAAGATGCCGCTAAAGATGCAAAGAGCACCGAGAGATCGGGATTGGATGATGTTgatgttaaaattgtaaaagagtGGGAACCAAACAAGGATCTTGAGAGCACACATGTTTCAATTCAGCATGTTGATCATGATAAGAGCTCTAGTACCAGCAGCAACAGTAGTTCAGATGACGAATCTCAAGCCTTTGAGAAGAAGTCAAATGAAGAAACCTGTAATCTTGGTTCTGATGCGGCCTCGTATAGTACCGAGGATAAGTCAGCTACTGTTTTGTCTGAAGAAGTTCTGACGGCTGCTGAAAATAACACACTTAAGAATGTTGATAGTAATTCTGCAGTGGAGACTGTTGCTGTTGACAATTTGGTAAAGAACATGTCACTTGTGCCAGAGGAGGTGGAATTTTCTGCAAAGAGTTCAGTACCTGATGTGGTTGAATCAGGGATGAAGGAGAATGAAGAGAAATTATTGCCTTCATCAAATGGGGCTTCAGGGGTTGAATTGGAAGGAGTTGAACGAAAAAATTTTCCATCCTCCGGTATTCCTACTGCTGAAACTAGCAATGTTGCTGAAAAAAACCATGCATCCGGGCCCCATGGTTATCCTAAAAAGCAG CCTCTTGTTGCTCCTACTCCACCACCAGTGCGAAGAACCTCATGGTTAAGTTGCTGCGGATTGTTTGAAGTTTTTACTGATTCTGGGAGATAA
- the LOC107901835 gene encoding uncharacterized protein isoform X3: MPSLRMKTKSSTVSLRDKNSLRVCQRSSMICKRPCCHVRVSQQGAEFSTCIQNSHDDPSNVEVASPIFKTDGASAQQLILDEDGSELRKQLPAFVNSATLGGMESAHTCGSNLETIFSPYLEPIQIHSELNVDNDAGSNNGLELPEFGADDSDDNKSLFGSQTCNVSDFFISDMIIASIPFDGNAVDNNFTGTYSFPDFKCSESSMLFDVAEQCMILPFLEDTVKANDTNDFHLHEESMMAQDNTGLCLAIDQMRSCLQESDVNSDTDQADDFDPQAFIKNLPELSDVVSSFRPANVLTEAWKRKPITLVLDLDETLVHSTLEHCDDADFTFTVFFNMKEHTVYVKQRPHLHTFLEKVAEMFEVIIFTASQSIYAEQLLDILDPDRKFISRRVYRESCIFSDGNYTKDLTVLGVDLAKVAIIDNSPQVFRLQVNNGIPIKSWFDDPSDCALISLLPFLETLVDVDDVRPIIAKKFGLMINITRLSANGKIIVDEIYVSIFENV; this comes from the exons ATGCCATCTTTAAGAATGAAGACGAAATCAAGCACGGTTTCTTTAAGAGACAAAAATAGTCTCCGTGTGTGTCAGAGGTCTAGCATGATTTGCAAAAGGCCATGCTGTCATGTCAGGGTTTCCCAGCAGGGGGCTGAATTCAGCACATGTATTCAGAATTCTCATGATG ATCCATCAAATGTAGAAGTAGCCTCCCCAATTTTTAAAACTGATGGAGCCAGTGCTCAGCAACTAATTCTGGATGAAGACGGTTCTGAGCTTCGGAAACAGCTTCCAGCTTTTGTTAATTCTGCAACTTTGGGAGGAATG GAATCTGCCCATACATGTGGCTCAAACTTAGAGACAATATTCTCTCCTTATCTGGAGCCAATCCAAATACACAGTGAGCTAAATGTTGACAATGATGCAG GGAGTAATAATGGCCTTGAACTGCCAGAATTTGGGGCTGATGACAGTGATGATAACAAAAGCTTATTTGGCAGTCAAACATGTAATGTGTCAGATTTCTTTATATCTGACATGATAATTGCGAGCATACCCTTTGATGGAAATGCTGTTGACAATAACTTCACGGGGACCTATTCTTTTCCTGATTTTAAGTGTTCTGAGTCAAGTATGTTGTTTGATGTGGCCGAGCAATGCATGATACTGCCTTTCCTTGAGGACACTGTCAAAGCCAATGATACTAACGATTTTCATTTGCATGAGGAATCCATGATGGCCCAAGATAATACTGGTTTATGTCTAGCAATTGATCAGATGAGGTCCTGCCTACAAGAATCTGATGTTAACTCTGACACTGATCAAGCAGATGACTTTGATCCACAagcatttataaaaaatttaccagAGCTATCTGATGTTGTATCAAGCTTCCGGCCTGCTAATGTTCTGACAGAGGCTTGGAAAAGGAAGCCGATAACTCTTGTGCTTGATTTGGATG AAACTCTCGTCCACTCTACACTAGAACATTGTGATGATGCTGACTTCACCTTTACAGTATTTTTCAACATGAAAGAGCACACTGTGTATGTAAAGCAGAGGCCTCACCTACATACCTTTTTGGAGAAAGTTGCAGAGATGTTTGAAGTTATCATCTTTACTGCCAGCCAAAGCATTTACGCAGAACAATTACTGGACATATTGGATCCAGATCGAAAGTTCATATCTCGGCGGGTTTATCGTGAATCATGCATTTTTTCAGATGGAAATTACACTAAAGACTTGACAGTTTTAGGTGTTGATCTTGCAAAGGTTGCTATTATTGATAATTCTCCACAG GTTTTCAGGTTGCAAGTGAATAATGGGATTCCTATTAAGAGTTGGTTTGATGATCCATCCGATTGTGCACTAATTTCGTTACTTCCCTTCTTAGAGACTTTGGTTGATGTTGATGATGTCCGTCCTATCATTGCCAAGAAATTTG GTCTTATGATCAACATTACTAGATTATCTGCTAATGGCAAAATAATAG